Genomic window (Deltaproteobacteria bacterium):
TATTCTATTACTCCAACACGAACTCCATTCCGGTCACTTACAGAAACAACAGCCGCTTTTATTGTATCCCCACTACGATACAATTCGAGTTCTTCGAGAGTACTCCAGATCACGCCAATACTGACTATTGCAAGAAATGCGGAAAATATGTAAAATATGCGTCTTCTGACTTTATTTTCCATGGCAGTTATTCAGTCCCCTTGATATCACTTCAGTATTAGTGACCGACCCGCCCTGATAGGCCGCAACACCGGCGCCGGGACTAAGAGCAATGCTATGGATGGTTTTGCCTTCACTATTCTTACCCCATGACCAAGTAGCTGAGCTCTTGCCGATAAGTCCGAGATCCAGAGTTAGGGTTTTCGACAAACCTTGGAGATCAGATTCTTTGTTGGCAGTGGTAAGGATAAGACCCACCGAAACACCAATTCGACCACCCAAACCATACCCAGCATTTGCTCCACCTTCATCTTCGGGAATACTCACCCCTGAACGGACAAGACCTTTTGCAGCTCCATAGGTTATGAACCCTGACCTGCCCCCGCAAATTTGAGCCAAACCGAGTGAGAGTCCAAACTGCCCTTTGAGGGCTGGAGACTCCCCGATGAAAAGCAGAAAGAGGCACGCGCCGGAGGCGATCGTAAAGAAACTCCGGGAGGTGGACGCAGAGCTGGCCGCCGGTACGCCGATGGGCCAGGTGTGCCAGAAGCTCGAAGTGAGCGAGCAGACCTACTACCGCTGGAAGCGGAAATACGGCGGCCTGAGCATGGACGAGGCGAAGCGGCTCAAGGCACTCGAAGAAGAGAACGGACGGCTGAAGAAGCTCGTGGCGGATCTCTCCCTCGACAAGGAAATGCTGAAGGAACTCGTCAAGGGAAACTTCTAAGCCCCGAACGCCGACGCAGGGCCGTCAGAAAGCTCCGGGACCGGTACCCGGTCTCGGACCGACGGATCTGCCGGCTGGTGAAGCAGCCCAGATCGACTCAGGTGTATGTGCCAAGGGTGAAGGACGAGAACCAGCAGATCGTCGAACGGATGCTGGAACTGGTCAGGGTTTACCCAAGGTACGGATACCGGAGAATCTGCGCGAAGCTCCGCCAGGAAGAGTGGCAGGTGAGCGAGAAGCGCGTTCACCGGCTCTGGAAGCGTGAGGGGCTGAAAGTGCCCAGAAAGCCACGAAAACGGCGCAGGCTGGGCCTGAGCGCAAACAGCATCGTCTGCTACCGGGCCGAGCACAAGGACCATGTCTGGACGTGGGATTTCGTCCATGACCGGACGGAAGAGGGCCGTACCCTCAAGTGGCTCACCCTCGTGGATGAGTTCACGCGGGAGTGTCTGGCCTTAAAGGTCGAACGGAAACTGAAGTCGGAAGACGTGATCGAGGTGCTGGAAGAACTGATCGCCACGCGGGAACTCCCGAGGTTTATCCGCAGCGACAACGGATCGGAGTTTATCGCCAAGGCGCTGAAGAACTGGCTGGCCGAGGCCCATGTCGGCACGCTCTATATCGCGGCCGCTTCACCGTGGGAAAACGGCTACGCCGAGAGCTTTAACGGCAAGCTCCGGGACGAGCTTCTGGAGTGTGAACTGTTCTACAGCCTCGACGAGGCAAAATTCCTGGGACAGGAATGGAAGGATGAGTATAATAACGAACGACCGTACAGCAGTCTGGACTACCTGACGCCTGCGGAGTTCGCCCAGTGCTTGGTAGATTCGGCTTCCGGGGCTTCGCCCCTCCAGCCGATTCTACCGGGTCAGATGTACAACCCGACTAACACTCGGAGTGGCCCGGAAATGTAGGGCTGGTCACGTCCATCCCAAGATCGTCCAGGAGCGTCTGGGACACTCCCAGATCTCGGTCACGCTCGATACCTACAGCCATGTTCTCCCCGGCATGCAGCGCGACGCCGCCGACAGGCTGGATGCGCTGCTAAACCCCTCGTCTGGCCCGTCAGCCCCCATGAAACGCTAGATATCCCGGGGGTCAAAAGGCGGAAAATCAGCCCAGGGGTGCGACGAGCCGCTGAAGACGGACGACGACTCCAGCCGGTAGTCCTCAGACTTTACTTCATAGGTCCCCCGCTCCCGCGCCCCCTCCCTCGCTATCCAGCAGGCCATGAGCCGGTCCCCGGTATGGGAGTCGGGATGGTAGAGGAGGCAGTCGCTGATCCAGTTCTGGATCTCCGGCGACGAGTCGGGACCCGGTATCTCCCACAGCCCCTGCTCAAACTCGGCGAAAACCGACTCCACGCCATAGGCCTCGTGGTGCTTGTTGAGGCCCGTCTGGTGGGCCTCGACCGGAAGCCCCGGGTTTCTCTCCACAAGCGCCTGGCGAAGATAGTCCTGCGCGCCGTTGCTTTCGAGAAAGACGACCGAACTCCACCTCGCCTGCACGGCGATGATCCGCTCCAGGATCATGGGGAGCGCCCACTGGCCGCTCTCGATGCCCATGACCCGGCGGATATTCGTGGCCCGGTTGACCGCGATCGTGAAGATGGCCGTGAGATCATGGCTCTTCCCCCGCCCCACGGCCGGATCGACTCCGGTAAAGAGCGCCCATTCCTCCGGATGCACCGGCTCGCCGGGCTTCAGGTCACTCCGGATGCACCGGTTTACCCAGGCCTCCTTGCAGCGGGCCGCCTCGTCCGACCGGGGTTCGTTCAGGAACTGACGCGCAAAGGCCAGCGGGCCCAGTTCATCGCGCCTTTTCTGTATACGCTGCTCCGTCCACCCAAACGGTACATCCGGCTTTCCCCGTGGCTTTGGCCACAGGATCCTGCCATCCGAGACCGCCCGGTCCAGGTGGTGATAAAACCCCGGCCGGCGTGCCAGTTCGAACATCGCATCCCCGGGGTGCCAGGCCGTGCCGATGGCGATCAGCCTGCCGCCGTCCACGAGACGGCCCAGCACCTCGCTCTCGATCCACGCCAGCACCTTCCGCCTCGAACTTTCCGTAAAGGTGTTTTCGAACCCCAGGACGTCGTCCAGGATGACGAGATCGAGGCGGCTCCCGTTAATCGGCCCGAAGGCCCCCGTCACCTGGACCGTCCGGTCCTTGTGAAACGCCGTCCTCCTGAGGCTGATCGCCCCCTGCCCCCACGGCGTCCCCGGCCGGACATGGGGAAAGACCTCCCGGTAACGGGGGTTCTCAATGACATGCCGCGAGATCGTCTGCAGGAACTTCTCGGCCTGCGGATTGCTCGTGGCCGAAATGATGGCGATGCGTGTGTTGGGATCGCGGCCCATGAGCCACAGGGGCCTCAGGATGCTCATCTGCTCGGACTTGCCGTGCTCGACCGGCGCATGGAGGATGAGCCGGTCGTGACGGCCAGCCAGTTCATGCCAGTGCCGGTGGAAGGGTTCGTTCCGGTAGCCGCCCACGTAGGCGGCGAAGAAGTTGATGTCCCGGCGGGACATCAGCCGGAAATAGTCCAGACGGTCCTTACTGCTGGTCTTCAATGAGCGCCTCCAGCCGTTTCAGCAGATCCTCTTCCTCATCCGGCCGCATCTGGTACTCCATCCGCTGCGTCGGCTCCCCCTCCATCAGGAGGCACTTGTCGGTGACGATTCCATAAGCGACCGGGAGCCGCTCCGGGGGGATCATTCCCTCCATGACCGCCTGCAGGAGCCGGATGGCGGCGGCCGCCTGCAGGCGGTTGGCCATCTGGAGCCGCTCGGCCCGCTTGTGGCGCCGGTAGGTTTCAAACTCCTCGCTCCCGGACCAGCTCTTGTGCCACTCGACCGTTGTCGTTTCCGGCAACCTGAGCTTCCGGGCCACCTCGGCGTTCGTCAAGTCCCCGGCGAACAGCCGGTAGGCCTCGTCCCGGAGCTTTGGATCGTGTTTCTTACCCCTTGGCACGGCGCGCCTTCTTTCCGGCAAAGGTCTCAAATCTCTGGACGATGACGTCGCAGTAAACCGGGCTGATCTCGAGGCCATGGCACCGGCGGCCCAGTTCCTCGGCCGCGATGAACTGCGAGCCGCTCCCGGCAAAGGGCTCGTAGCAGAGCTCGCCCGGTTTGGTGTGCTGGCGGATGGGCAGGCGAAACAGTTCCACCGGCTTTGACGTCGGATGACTGGTCGGCGTGCCCGGTGCGACCGTCGGAACCTGCCAGACGGTGCTTGAAAAGCCCTCCACGATCCGCTCAGGCCGGTGGGGCCTTTGCCACCCGAACAGGCACGGCTCGTGCTGCCACAGGTACCACGACCGGGTGAGCACTGGCCGGTCCTTCATCCAGATGATCTGCTGGTGGACAAAGGCATTGTTGTCATTCCATACCTTCTCAAGCATCGCCTGGCGGCGGCTCGCGTGCCAGCAGTACCAGGCCGCCCCGGGGAGCACGGCCTCCTTTACTGCCACCCGGTAGAAGTCCTCGTAGAGCTTTATCCCCTGGGCCGACTCGTCCCATGTAAGCCCATAGCTGCCGGACCAGTCCTTGTTCCGTTTTTTCCCCTCATTCCACCGGTGCGGATGGTTCGTCCCGTCGTAGTCGACCAGATACGGCGGATCGGTCGCAAACAGTTTTGCCTTCTCGCCCTGCATCACCCGGACAACGTCGGCCTCCTTTGTCGAATCTCCGCACAGGAGCCGGTGATTGCCCAGAATCCACAGGTCACCCGGCCGTGTGACCGGCCGTTTCGGGGGCTCAGGGACCGCTTCCGGGTCGCCCTGCTGGGTCTGGACATATGGCCTCCCAAGGCGGTCCAGAAGGCCATTCAGGGCGTCCCGGTCGTAGCCCGTGCCGTGAAGGCTGCCCGATGTCTTTTCGACCGACTCCAGCAGCGCCGCCAGCGCCTCCGTGTCATACCCCGCCACGTCGTTCGTCCGGTTATCGGCCAGCAGTATCCGCCGCGCCTCCTCGTCGGTGCAGTCGACCCAGATCACCGGTATCTCCCGCGCCCGCATCCGCCGGGCCGCCTCCAGCCGGTGGTTCCCGGCCAGCACGTGCCCCGTCGACCGCTGGGCCACGACCGCCCCGTAGAAGCCATTCTGTTCAATCGACTCGCTGATCGCCCGCAAATCCCCCCGGCGGGGGTTTTCGGGGTGGGGCTTCAGTTTCGACAGCAGTTCCATCCCCTGCCCGGCATTCCGGATCTCCATAAATCGCTCCTCATCGGCTACAGTCCCCACCCGTAGGGCAATATTAGGTGGTCCGCCGGGGGCAGCGGGGACTTGGGAAGAAACCGGAGATTCCAATGGGACACGAACGCGATCCGATGACCGGACTCACCATCTGGGGGCAATCGAAGCACTTCAATCGGAACTATCTGAACGGAGACGATACCTTCAACACCGCCCCTTATTCCGATTGCGACATCTTCTGCACAGCTTCGATCGCCGCTGAGTTCGGCATGAACCCCGATTATTCCCGGAAGGTGATCATTCGCCAGTACTGGGAAATGTTTGGCTTCCGGCGGGTCAGGGGTGATTCCGGCGAGAGCATTTTCATGACCCACACCCAGTCGGCCGCCGCGGCGGCAAACTCCTGGCACACAGCGCGGCTCCTCCGCCGCCGGGAACGGGTACCGGGGTGGACGGGCGTCTCGTCCGCCTCTGCACCCGCGTATCTTCCATCCGGCTATTTCCCGTCCAGCTACAACGCCACGGCAGTTTCCTCACTGGGGGGTTAGGGGCGATAAAACGGACGGAGGTGCGGGTTTCTGCTGTCTACAGCAAGACCGCGAGTCAGTTGCAACCCGCGCCCATCAACAGAATAATGTGACGAAACAGTCTGGCCGCAGATCAGGCCAGTTGCAGGAAGTTGGCAGGCGCGAATATGCCGTGCCGGCGGAGCGGCTCTGGCGACTCACGCTCGCACAGCGCCTTCACGCTTTTCAGCCGCTCGGCGGCCGCGAGCGCGAAAAATGGCGTACCCAGTACGCCTTCATTCTTCGTCCATTCAGGAGCATTGGTCCGGCCACGTTCGGCCAGAAGCTCCGCCAGTGCGGCAGCGACAATCCGCACCTGACGGTTGCCAGATTCCGGTGGTGCAAACGACACCCTTGGATCGCGCAGCCGGGTCCATTCGAGCGTCAGTTCCCTGAGCCGCAGGGCGTCCCGTGCGATCAGCGCTTCCGCCATCTGTTCCAGCAAGGGTTTCACAACGTCTCCCAGAGGTCTTCCAGCGCGTATTTTGCCTTCAGTTCGGCTCCCGGTTCAAGGTACGGCAGCATCGCGCTCCAGGCAGCTTCGCGGCTCATCCCGGCATCCCTGAGCTTGCGGACCAGAAGCTCGGCGTCCGAGATGTCCAGATCATCCCGCCATGCCGACAGTTTCATGGCCGCCAGCTGGACAACCGACGGCATCGCCACCTCAATCCCCGGAGCCCTTAATATGACCGTTTCCTGTACCGGCGGCCGGACGTACGCCTTTGCCGCATCATTCAGCCAGCCATCGGGCAGGCCGAGGTTCGATCCCACTCCGGCAACGAGTCTCCGGATATGCGACGAATCGGCTGGTTCGAGAAAAACCGAGTCGATATCGTACGTGCTTTCCCGGCTGCCGAATCCCAAAGTCATGGCTGCTCCACCAACAACCAGCAGCCGTATATGCGTTCCATCTGCAAGAGCGGCCTGGCCCAGTTCACGGAGGGCATTCTCGATTTCGGCTTTTGACAGGCGGGACACGCCGTGGACCTCCGCAGGATTCCCTGCCGCCAGATCTTAACCGATTTTCCGCCATACCAGTGGTCCCACCGGCAAAGACCACCCCAGCAATCTCGCTGGAAATCACCCTCCACCCAGCCTTCGGGAAAAGCCGCACCTGGTTGAGGGACCCCCGCCTTATATCAGCCTTACGTACCAGCGGGCGCACATGACTTTGCTTTTTTGTCCGGAAACCTACGAACTTCTACGAACCTTGAGAGTTACTGGTATTTCTTGCCGCAATTCGCAGAAAACCAGTGCCGGACTCTTAATCAGCGGGTCGCCGGTTCGAGCCCGGCATCTCCCACCACACCTTTCCCCGGCAACTAAACCCCTGGTATCCCTGTCAGATTGCAGGAATGGGTCCATTACGGCCGGTTCCGGCTGAAACCGCCCGAATTGCTGGAAACCAGGAGCGGATGACTTTGGGACAGCATTTTCGCTGGCCATCGGGGCTGGTTTTGGGGTGAGCTCACAAGGCCGGTTTCTTTTCAGTTTACGACGGACCGGGAAGACGGGTACGGGTCAGCTCTGCGTTGCGGATATCGGCTATGTATTCCGACCGCTCCATCGGCGGTTCTCCTAGTATTCGCCGCTTCTCGTTTTCCTTTTCTTCAAGCGCCAAGA
Coding sequences:
- a CDS encoding IS3 family transposase (programmed frameshift), which encodes MKSRKRHAPEAIVKKLREVDAELAAGTPMGQVCQKLEVSEQTYYRWKRKYGGLSMDEAKRLKALEEENGRLKKLVADLSLDKEMLKEPRQGKLLSPERRRRAVRKLRDRYPVSDRRICRLVKQPRSTQVYVPRVKDENQQIVERMLELVRVYPRYGYRRICAKLRQEEWQVSEKRVHRLWKREGLKVPRKPRKRRRLGLSANSIVCYRAEHKDHVWTWDFVHDRTEEGRTLKWLTLVDEFTRECLALKVERKLKSEDVIEVLEELIATRELPRFIRSDNGSEFIAKALKNWLAEAHVGTLYIAAASPWENGYAESFNGKLRDELLECELFYSLDEAKFLGQEWKDEYNNERPYSSLDYLTPAEFAQCLVDSASGASPLQPILPGQMYNPTNTRSGPEM
- a CDS encoding DNA modification methylase; protein product: MEIRNAGQGMELLSKLKPHPENPRRGDLRAISESIEQNGFYGAVVAQRSTGHVLAGNHRLEAARRMRAREIPVIWVDCTDEEARRILLADNRTNDVAGYDTEALAALLESVEKTSGSLHGTGYDRDALNGLLDRLGRPYVQTQQGDPEAVPEPPKRPVTRPGDLWILGNHRLLCGDSTKEADVVRVMQGEKAKLFATDPPYLVDYDGTNHPHRWNEGKKRNKDWSGSYGLTWDESAQGIKLYEDFYRVAVKEAVLPGAAWYCWHASRRQAMLEKVWNDNNAFVHQQIIWMKDRPVLTRSWYLWQHEPCLFGWQRPHRPERIVEGFSSTVWQVPTVAPGTPTSHPTSKPVELFRLPIRQHTKPGELCYEPFAGSGSQFIAAEELGRRCHGLEISPVYCDVIVQRFETFAGKKARRAKG